The DNA region CTGTAGCCGACGAGGCCGATCGGCAGCTTCGGCGCGATGCCGCGCGCGTGCGCGACCGCGGCCGCTACGTCCTCAGCCTCTTCGCGTCCGCCGGTCCAGCTCCCATCGCTGGCGCCGACGCTCCGGAAATTGAATCGGAGCGCGTACCAGCCGCGCTCGGCGCAGGCGCGCGCGATGGTGGCCACGAGCGGGTTGCGCATCTCGCCACCGTGCGTCGGCAGCGGGTGAGCGATCACGACGATCGCGCGAGCATCGGTGTCGGGTACGCGCAGCGTGCCCTCGAGGCGGCCGTCGATGCGCTGCCCTTCTTCCCGCATCACGAGAGTGTCGCGGGAACCTGCGCGGAGCGCCGTTGTATAGGCTCTCGATGGTGCGCGTTCGGGCCGGTGGCATCGCGCTGCTCCTCGTCGCCGGCGTCGCTTGCCAGACGGTCGGCCCGGTGGCGCAGGCCTCACCCCAGGCCTCGACCTCCGCGGCGGTGGCGCGCCCGACCGCGACGTCGGTGCCGACGCCGACCCCATCGATAAGCGCGGTGCCTCAGAGCGCGCAGTGCGGCCAGCGCATCGCGGCGGACTTCGTGCTCGCGAATGACATGACCTGCGCCACCGACGCGTTTGTCATCAACGCCGACAACGTGACGCTCGATCTCGGCGGCCACACCCTCACCGGCCCG from Candidatus Limnocylindria bacterium includes:
- a CDS encoding alpha/beta fold hydrolase, producing MREEGQRIDGRLEGTLRVPDTDARAIVVIAHPLPTHGGEMRNPLVATIARACAERGWYALRFNFRSVGASDGSWTGGREEAEDVAAAVAHARGIAPKLPIGLVGYSFGALMSLRWVSRGGDVDVLVLVGLPLRSVTGRDNDLPPVPDGTLIVAAERDQFGTAAELREAFPRARIAEVRGADHFFVGQRDEMARLVADELARRLG